The stretch of DNA TTGCTGTTTTTTGTCGAAATACGTAAGTATTTTCATACGGGAGTTAAAGTTATGCCCCACTATAGCCAAAGCAAATCCCGCCAAACCCTTACCAATTTAATTGTGGCTGTGAACATTTTAACATGCGTCTGCATTGTTATTGCTGCCTGGCTCTTACGCATGGACGACCTTACCCGGAACTCCCTGCTGGCGGCCGGCCTGCTGATGCCAAAGCTGCCCCAGGCAGAAAACTTACTGCTGCTGTTAAGCAGCGTGCTGGTACTCACCTCGATTTACTTTTTCTGCCGCTACAACCGTTTAGCCACCCTGGAACAGGAATATATAAAGGAAAAAATGCTGTGCGAAACCGCCCGCAACACAATCCAACTGCTGCGCTGCCACCGGCACGACTTCCTTAATCACATGCAGGTGGTGCTGGGTTACCTGCAGTTGGGCAAACCGGACGCCGCCCAAACATACCTGCTTAACTTAAACCAGGAGCTGCAGGCCATCCGGGAAATCAACCAACCGGACCTGCCGGGCATCGTTGTGCTGCTTTACTCCAAACAACAAGAAGCGCAGCGTCACAATATCCGGCTCACTTTTGAATTAAGAGGCAGCCTCAACCACCTGCAGGTGCGGGAAATTGATTTAACCCGCATCATGGCCAACCTGGTGGATAACGCCATTTATGAGCTGGCCCGCAATCCGTCGGCCGCCTCGAGGCTGATTAATATTATCCTGGAATACATTAACAACCGCCTGTACTTAACGGTTGCCAACACCGGCAGTTTTATTCCCGACACGGCAGCCATATTCAAATACGGGTTTACCACCAAGGGAGAAAGGGGGTCTGGCATCGGCCTATACAATGTAAAAAAAATTGTGGAGAAATACAACGGCCAAATATATGTGGAAAGCGATGAAACCGAAGGCACCTCTTTTACAATTGTAATTTAAGGTGATAAACATGACAGATGTCAGCTATGCGGCAGTCCCCGATGAACTCCGGCTCTCCTTTGGTTTAGTGCAGGCCTTTGTCAT from Desulforamulus hydrothermalis Lam5 = DSM 18033 encodes:
- a CDS encoding sensor histidine kinase, whose protein sequence is MPHYSQSKSRQTLTNLIVAVNILTCVCIVIAAWLLRMDDLTRNSLLAAGLLMPKLPQAENLLLLLSSVLVLTSIYFFCRYNRLATLEQEYIKEKMLCETARNTIQLLRCHRHDFLNHMQVVLGYLQLGKPDAAQTYLLNLNQELQAIREINQPDLPGIVVLLYSKQQEAQRHNIRLTFELRGSLNHLQVREIDLTRIMANLVDNAIYELARNPSAASRLINIILEYINNRLYLTVANTGSFIPDTAAIFKYGFTTKGERGSGIGLYNVKKIVEKYNGQIYVESDETEGTSFTIVI